The proteins below are encoded in one region of Tachypleus tridentatus isolate NWPU-2018 chromosome 4, ASM421037v1, whole genome shotgun sequence:
- the LOC143248602 gene encoding intracellular coagulation inhibitor 1-like isoform X2, whose amino-acid sequence MNPSSIRYWGVLVVSLLLLVRSSEEVGVSKSNIDAGLTNLAKIVNQIGLRLYSEIAGDGNTLFSPFSLSSLFGMLYLGARGPQSQVIGEKLGFEGTDFVGKDVHETFKELAVLLADNSLYVANGVFPQSGMKILDSYRIKLGQYYDGKLTELDFANDLDEATNYINQWVSQKTRNKIPELFSGNSLGGAIMVILNVIYFKESWAFKFNPINTIPATFVNLNGQEVIVPMMTQKAKFLYGFNSDLMIHVLDIPYTGNKTSMLLVLAEDNVDLSLVERRLNPEFLNRLSKELEDTLVHLFLPRFKLSLKYEDNELKRALSAMGLREFFSLDYSGIGEDRGLTLSDIVHKAVLEVNEEGTEAAAVSGAVFRGVPIVRVNHPFLFFIRDRRTGLVLFMGRVNNMPSP is encoded by the coding sequence ATACTGGGGTGTACTCGTCGTGTCACTGCTTCTTCTCGTGCGAAGTTCAGAAGAAGTTGGTGTATCGAAGAGTAACATTGATGCTGGTCTCACTAACCTCGCTAAGATTGTGAACCAGATTGGTCTTCGATTGTATTCTGAGATTGCAGGCGATGGCAACACTTTGTTTTCCCCATTCAGCTTGTCTTCTCTTTTTGGAATGTTGTACCTGGGCGCTAGAGGACCTCAGTCCCAGGTTATTGGAGAGAAACTGGGATTCGAAGGAACCGACTTTGTGGGTAAAGATGTGCATGAAACATTTAAAGAACTGGCTGTCCTACTGGCTGACAACAGTCTTTATGTAGCCAACGGTGTTTTTCCGCAAAGTGGAATGAAAATCTTAGATTCATATAGGATTAAACTTGGTCAGTATTATGATGGGAAGTTAACGGAATTGGACTTTGCTAATGACCTGGACGAAGCTACCAATTATATCAATCAGTGGGTTAGTCAAAAGACGAGAAATAAGATTCCAGAACTATTCTCTGGCAATTCGTTAGGCGGGGCAATAATGGtgatattaaatgtaatttactttAAAGAAAGCTGGGCCTTTAAATTCAATCCTATTAATACGATTCCAGCCACGTTCGTTAACCTAAACGGACAGGAAGTCATTGTCCCAATGATGACACAGAAAGCTAAATTTTTGTATGGGTTCAACTCTGACCTTATGATCCATGTGTTGGACATACCTTACACCGGAAATAAAACCAGCATGTTACTAGTGCTTGCGGAAGATAATGTCGACCTTTCTCTGGTAGAGAGAAGACTAAATCCGGAATTTTTAAACCGCCTTTCCAAGGAACTGGAGGACACGCTTGTTCATCTGTTCCTCCCACGATTCAAGTTAAGTTTGAAATATGAAGACAATGAACTCAAGAGGGCGCTATCAGCGATGGGTCTTCGGGAATTTTTTTCGTTAGATTACTCAGGAATCGGTGAGGATAGGGGACTGACCCTCTCGGATATAGTCCATAAAGCTGTTCTAGAAGTAAACGAAGAAGGAACTGAAGCTGCAGCTGTCTCTGGTGCTGTTTTTCGCGGAGTTCCGATAGTCAGAGTAAACCATCCGTTCCTGTTCTTCATCAGAGACCGCCGAACAGGCCTGGTTCTGTTTATGGGCCGTGTTAATAACATGCCTTCACCCTAA
- the LOC143248602 gene encoding intracellular coagulation inhibitor 1-like isoform X1, with the protein MNPSSIRQVFLYWGVLVVSLLLLVRSSEEVGVSKSNIDAGLTNLAKIVNQIGLRLYSEIAGDGNTLFSPFSLSSLFGMLYLGARGPQSQVIGEKLGFEGTDFVGKDVHETFKELAVLLADNSLYVANGVFPQSGMKILDSYRIKLGQYYDGKLTELDFANDLDEATNYINQWVSQKTRNKIPELFSGNSLGGAIMVILNVIYFKESWAFKFNPINTIPATFVNLNGQEVIVPMMTQKAKFLYGFNSDLMIHVLDIPYTGNKTSMLLVLAEDNVDLSLVERRLNPEFLNRLSKELEDTLVHLFLPRFKLSLKYEDNELKRALSAMGLREFFSLDYSGIGEDRGLTLSDIVHKAVLEVNEEGTEAAAVSGAVFRGVPIVRVNHPFLFFIRDRRTGLVLFMGRVNNMPSP; encoded by the coding sequence ATACTGGGGTGTACTCGTCGTGTCACTGCTTCTTCTCGTGCGAAGTTCAGAAGAAGTTGGTGTATCGAAGAGTAACATTGATGCTGGTCTCACTAACCTCGCTAAGATTGTGAACCAGATTGGTCTTCGATTGTATTCTGAGATTGCAGGCGATGGCAACACTTTGTTTTCCCCATTCAGCTTGTCTTCTCTTTTTGGAATGTTGTACCTGGGCGCTAGAGGACCTCAGTCCCAGGTTATTGGAGAGAAACTGGGATTCGAAGGAACCGACTTTGTGGGTAAAGATGTGCATGAAACATTTAAAGAACTGGCTGTCCTACTGGCTGACAACAGTCTTTATGTAGCCAACGGTGTTTTTCCGCAAAGTGGAATGAAAATCTTAGATTCATATAGGATTAAACTTGGTCAGTATTATGATGGGAAGTTAACGGAATTGGACTTTGCTAATGACCTGGACGAAGCTACCAATTATATCAATCAGTGGGTTAGTCAAAAGACGAGAAATAAGATTCCAGAACTATTCTCTGGCAATTCGTTAGGCGGGGCAATAATGGtgatattaaatgtaatttactttAAAGAAAGCTGGGCCTTTAAATTCAATCCTATTAATACGATTCCAGCCACGTTCGTTAACCTAAACGGACAGGAAGTCATTGTCCCAATGATGACACAGAAAGCTAAATTTTTGTATGGGTTCAACTCTGACCTTATGATCCATGTGTTGGACATACCTTACACCGGAAATAAAACCAGCATGTTACTAGTGCTTGCGGAAGATAATGTCGACCTTTCTCTGGTAGAGAGAAGACTAAATCCGGAATTTTTAAACCGCCTTTCCAAGGAACTGGAGGACACGCTTGTTCATCTGTTCCTCCCACGATTCAAGTTAAGTTTGAAATATGAAGACAATGAACTCAAGAGGGCGCTATCAGCGATGGGTCTTCGGGAATTTTTTTCGTTAGATTACTCAGGAATCGGTGAGGATAGGGGACTGACCCTCTCGGATATAGTCCATAAAGCTGTTCTAGAAGTAAACGAAGAAGGAACTGAAGCTGCAGCTGTCTCTGGTGCTGTTTTTCGCGGAGTTCCGATAGTCAGAGTAAACCATCCGTTCCTGTTCTTCATCAGAGACCGCCGAACAGGCCTGGTTCTGTTTATGGGCCGTGTTAATAACATGCCTTCACCCTAA